A DNA window from Anas acuta chromosome 4, bAnaAcu1.1, whole genome shotgun sequence contains the following coding sequences:
- the PDGFRL gene encoding platelet-derived growth factor receptor-like protein: MRFWVLLSLLLLQDALPHVIGQSAKNKHPKEPGENKIRPVNKKVKPKGPKMKERESADSSSKSQSILMQVMDKGRFQKLAATLSLSAGQSIELRCKGSNITWSYPSYLDTFKDSRLSLKQLDRYGQLILTNSTAADTGEYSCWLQQCNGNKCRKDETKTGSTYIFFTDKEELFVPTPSYFEIVYLNPDKPAVIPCRVTTPSAKVTLHREFPAEEIETDGTNIIYDVKKGFVYQHPTSDHKGIVYCKAESQGAPQISIKYHLLYVEVPKGPPSTTIVASSNRAEVRDGIHVICTVLGEPDVDVNFSWQYPGQESERPVIIQNFWRLINRGTGHTTRISKSVLVIEDFEARDAGNYICIAQNLQGETTVATEVELN, from the exons ATGCGGTTCTGGGtgctcctcagcctgctgctgctgcaggacgcGCTGCCGCACG TTATTGGACAGtctgcaaaaaataaacatccaAAAGAAccaggggaaaacaaaatcagacctgtcaataaaaaagtaaaacccaAAGGCCCCAAAATGAAGGAGAGAGAATCTGCTGACTCCTCTTCCAAGTCGCAGTCCATACTGATGCAGGTGATGGATAAAGGTCGCTTCCAGAAACTAGCTGCCACTTTGAGCCTGTCCGCGGGACAAAGCATAGAACTGCGCTGTAAGGGGAGCAACATTACTTGGAGCTATCCTTCATACCTAGACACCTTCAAAGACTCCAGACTCAG tttAAAGCAGCTTGACAGGTACGGTCAGCTGATCCTCACAAACTCCACTGCAGCAGACACAGGTGAATatagctgctggctgcagcaatgCAATGGTAACAAATGCAGGAAGGATGAGACTAAAACGGGTTCAACGTACATCTTTTTCACAG ATAAAGAGGAACTTTTTGTACCTACTCCCAGTTATTTTGAGATTGTCTACCTGAACCCAGATAAACCTGCAGTCATCCCATGCCGTGTTACTACTCCTTCAGCGAAAGTAACTCTACACAGGGAATTTCCAGCAGAAGAAATTGAAACTGATGGAACTAATATTATTTATGATGTTAAGAAGGGTTTTGTCTACCAGCACCCTACTTCTGATCACAAAGGTATCGTCTACTGCAAAGCAGAGTCACAGGGAGCACCTCAGATTTCCATCAAGTATCACCTACTCTATGTGGAAG TCCCCAAGGGCCCACCCTCAACCACAATCGTGGCGTCATCCAATAGAGCAGAAGTCAGAGATGGCATTCATGTAATCTGCACTGTTCTTGGGGAGCCAGATGTAGACGTGAACTTCAGCTGGCAGTACCCAGGGCAAGAG tcTGAGAGGCCTGTGATTATCCAAAACTTCTGGAGACTAATAAACAGAGGAACTGGACATACCACAAGAATCTCAAAGAGCGTTCTTGTTATTGAAGATTTTGAAGCCAGAGATGCTGGAAACTACATTTGTATAGCTCAGAACCTACAAGGAGAAACAACTGTGGCCACTGAAGTGGAACTGAACTGA